One Triplophysa rosa linkage group LG9, Trosa_1v2, whole genome shotgun sequence genomic window carries:
- the nfkb2 gene encoding LOW QUALITY PROTEIN: nuclear factor NF-kappa-B p100 subunit (The sequence of the model RefSeq protein was modified relative to this genomic sequence to represent the inferred CDS: substituted 1 base at 1 genomic stop codon), whose translation MAGALRMDDTQYPMKFGESLPFMMDLQYLHPPFEVKAEPYVQETVHGPYLQIIEEPKQRGFRFRYECEGPSHGGLPGASSERNRRTYPTVKVANYAGHARVEVHLVTHTDPPRVHAHSLVGRHCNDSGICIIDVGPNDLTAQFSNLGILHVTKRGVVDILTKRLREEKRRLKEPGYKFSDGEEQAILQEAKELGKSMDLNIVRLKFTAYLQDSNGGFTRALKPVVSNPIYDSKSPNASNLKISRMDKTSGSVLGGEEVFLLCDKVQKDDIDIRFYEEEEDGGWEAFGDFSPTDVHKQYAIVFKTPAYRCTDITRPVTVFLQLKRKKGGDCSEPKQFTYIPHNQDKEEVQRKRMKALPQPYDHWRGGAGGFGGPGAGAGTGGGGGGMGGGYQFNHTLDNSGFFVPNCGFGGGAQMSSSAPQTDGSQNQPTNTQAQPGSQMQQQLIQIVLQNHATLTAKSTAQALLKYCSTGDVQPLLTLQRHLCGVQDENGDTPLHLAIIHQQPAVVQQLIHLMTKSPQQKFINKFNNLSQTPLHLAVITKQPKIVEILMRMGADLSLLDRDGRTALHLAAHTGDETILRVVLGMLGERXAHLVNCADFSGQYPVHIAVKKDGEHCLKLLVEAGAKINMPEQKSGYTALHLAVRDNLLKVACNLITELKADVNGCTYGGNSPLHLAASQGSPHLCSMLIAAGANKRLENDEPLFLSSSSSDEDDESETNNGNRQLQAEIVQQVQCMSISSERCAFNPRKRHAAGHTPFDLAKCQKVKDLLDGRKAPKTSPFASKRTKISTEEVNQSLDKEVLTKLCDILIEDNVPWKKLAEKLGMLTLTHLYQESSTPCQMLLENYQLSGGPVDVLVEALQSLGVSEGVRLLKDCKPKEDEQNSDSTADSGFGSQSGFTIPSSIGEGVANPAVANH comes from the exons ATGGCCGGAGCACTAAG GATGGATGACACACAGTATCCAATGAAGTTTGGAGAG TCTTTACCATTTATGATGGACCTCCAATATCTGCATCCACCTTTTGAGGTTAAGGCTGAACCCTATGTGCAAGAGACAG TACATGGACCTTATCTGCAGATAATCGAGGAGCCTAAACAG AGAGGATTCAGATTCCGTTATGAATGTGAGGGCCCGTCCCATGGAGGTTTGCCAGGGGCTTCCAGTGAAAGAAACAGAAGAACATATCCCACAGTCAAG GTTGCCAACTACGCGGGCCACGCTCGTGTAGAGGTTCACTTAGTGACACACACCGACCCCCCTCGCGTTCACGCACACAGCCTCGTGGGACGCCACTGTAACGACAGTGGCATATGCATCATTGATGTGGGGCCCAATGATCTGACAGCACA ATTCAGCAATTTAGGCATTTTGCATGTCACTAAGAGAGGAGTGGTGGACATACTAACTAAAAGGttaagagaagagaagaggagGTTAAAAGAGCCTGGTTATAAGTTTAGTG ATGGAGAGGAACAGGCTATTTTGCAAGAAGCCAAAGAATTGGGTAAAAGCATGGACCTAAACATTGTGAGATTAAAGTTCACAGCTTACCTTCAGGATAGCAATGGAGGTTTCACCAGAGCTCTGAAGCCTGTTGTCTCCAACCCCATATATGACAGTA AATCACCAAATGCATCCAATCTGAAGATTTCCCGCATGGATAAAACTTCAGGATCAGTGCTCGGAGGAGAAGAAGTCTTTCTGCTCTGTGATAAAGTTCAAAAag ATGATATCGACATCCGTTTCTATGAGGAGGAAGAAGATGGAGGGTGGGAGGCCTTTGGAGATTTCTCCCCCACTGATGTTCACAAGCAG TATGCGATCGTGTTTAAAACACCGGCCTACCGCTGCACAGACATCACACGGCCCGTCACAGTCTTCCTGCAGCTCAAGAGGAAGAAGGGTGGCGACTGTAGTGAACCCAAGCAGTTTACATATATTCCACACAATCAAG ATAAAGAAGAGGTCCAGAGGAAGAGGATGAAGGCCCTTCCTCAGCCCTACGATCACTGGAGAGGAGGAGCTGGAGGCTTTGGAGGTCCTGGAGCTGGAGCTGGAACAGGGGGAGGAGGGGGAGGAATGGGCGGAG GTTATCAATTCAACCACACATTGGATAATTCAGGATTTTTTGTTCCAAATTGTGGCTTTGGGGGAGGAGCACAGATGTCTAGCTCCGCCCCTCAGACTGATGGATCTCAGAATCAaccaacaaacacacaagctCAGCCTGGCTCTCAAATGCAACAGCAATTAATTCAGATCG TTCTGCAAAATCATGCCACTTTGACAGCAAAGAGCACTGCCCAAGCTTTATTAAAGTACTGCAGCACCGGAGATGTGCAGCCTCTGCTGACTCTACAGAGACATCTGTGTGGAGTGCAGGATGAGAACGGAGACAC GCCTCTGCACTTGGCCATCATCCACCAGCAACCTGCTGTGGTGCAGCAACTTATTCATTTAATGACTAAAAGCCCACAGCAGAAGTTCATCAACAAATTTAACAACCTCAGTCAG ACACCATTGCATCTAGCCGTGATCACAAAGCAGCCCAAGATAGTTGAGATTTTGATGAGAATGGGGGCAGACCTGAGTCTTCTGGATCGAGATGGTCGAACAGCACTTCACCTGGCCGCTCACACTGGAGATGAAACTATATTACGAGTGGTCCTGGGAATGCTGGGAGAACGCTAAGCCCATTTAGTGAACTGCGCTGACTTCTCAG GTCAGTATCCAGTTCATATTGCCGTGAAGAAAGATGGCGAGCACTGTCTTAAATTGTTGGTGGAGGCTGGAGCAAAAATCAACATGCCAGAGCAGAAAAGTGGCTACACAGCACTACACCTGGCAGTGCGAGACAACCTTCTAAAAGTGGCCTGTAATCTCATTACTGAG CTAAAGGCTGATGTGAATGGATGTACGTATGGTGGTAACAGTCCTCTTCACCTCGCGGCCAGTCAGGGTTCTCCTCATCTCTGCTCCATGCTGATCGCTGCAG gTGCCAATAAACGCCTGGAGAACGATGAGCCTCTTTTTCTGAGCTCATCTTCATCAGATGAAGATGACGAAAGCGAAACAAATAACGGCAACAGGCAGCTTCAAGCTGAGATCGTTCAGCAAGTTCAGTGCATGTCGATTTCATCCGAGAGATGTGCATTCAACCCACGCAAGAGACACGCAGCTGGACACACACCGTTTGATCTGGCCAAATGCCAAAAG GTTAAAGATTTATTAGATGGTAGAAAAGCTCCTAAGACTAGTCCTTTTGCTTCCAAAAGGACCAAAATTAGCACAGAGGAAG TGAACCAGAGTTTAGATAAAGAGGTGCTTACAAAACTGTGTGATATCCTCATTGAAGACAATGTTCCCTGGAAAAAGCTGGCAGAAAAACTGGGCATGCTCACTTTAACTCACCTGTATCAGGAGAGCTCCACGCCGTGCCAGATGCTGCTGGAGAACTACCAG tTGAGTGGTGGTCCGGTGGATGTCCTGGTGGAGGCACTTCAGTCACTAGGTGTGAGTGAAGGAGTGAGACTGCTGAAAGACTGCAAACCCAAAGAGGACGAGCAAAATTCAG ATTCTACAGCAGACAGCGGTTTTGGTAGTCAGTCAGGATTCACTATACCCTCTTCCATTGGAGAGGGTGTAGCGAATCCTGCCGTGGCCAATCACTGA